The following coding sequences lie in one Micromonospora sp. R77 genomic window:
- a CDS encoding alpha/beta hydrolase — protein MSTPIRASTILPGHREDIELHTADGLTLVGELARPLDREPAGTLVCLHPLPTHGGMMDSHVFRKAAWRLPALADLAVLRFNTRGTSSVRGTSAGAFDNAVGERFDVAAAIEYAEFAELPNIWLVGWSFGTDLTLKYGCDPAVAGAILLSPPLRYSAPDDLTQWASSGKPLTALVPEFDDYLRPDEARERFAAVPQAEVVGVPGAKHLWVGDAETVLDEIVRRVNPAVPVPLPTTWDGPVETGDVSAYADRTVASFADTPVPGPQQRQAG, from the coding sequence GTGAGCACACCGATCCGCGCGTCGACGATCCTGCCCGGTCACCGGGAGGACATCGAGCTGCACACCGCCGACGGGCTGACGCTGGTCGGTGAGCTGGCCCGGCCGCTGGACCGGGAGCCCGCCGGCACCCTGGTCTGCCTGCACCCGCTGCCCACCCACGGCGGGATGATGGACAGCCACGTGTTCCGCAAGGCGGCCTGGCGGCTGCCCGCCCTGGCCGACCTGGCCGTGCTCCGGTTCAACACCCGGGGCACCAGCAGCGTCCGCGGCACCAGCGCGGGCGCCTTCGACAACGCGGTCGGCGAGCGCTTCGACGTCGCCGCCGCCATCGAGTACGCGGAGTTCGCCGAGCTGCCGAACATCTGGCTGGTCGGCTGGTCGTTCGGCACCGACCTGACCCTGAAGTACGGCTGCGACCCGGCGGTGGCCGGCGCGATCCTGCTCTCCCCGCCGCTGCGCTACTCCGCGCCGGACGACCTGACCCAGTGGGCCTCCAGCGGCAAGCCGCTCACCGCGCTGGTGCCCGAGTTCGACGACTACCTGCGCCCCGACGAGGCGCGGGAGCGGTTCGCGGCGGTGCCGCAGGCCGAGGTGGTCGGGGTGCCCGGTGCCAAGCACCTCTGGGTCGGCGACGCGGAGACCGTGCTCGACGAGATCGTCCGCCGGGTCAACCCGGCGGTGCCGGTGCCCCTGCCGACCACCTGGGACGGCCCGGTGGAGACCGGCGACGTCAGCGCGTACGCGGACCGGACGGTCGCCTCCTTCGCGGACACCCCGGTCCCCGGGCCGCAGCAGCGCCAGGCCGGCTGA
- a CDS encoding SigE family RNA polymerase sigma factor: MTFEEYVGSRGPALIRLARLLTGDEHRAEDLTQDVLARAYVHWRKIDRADRPDVYVRRMLVNANASWWRRRSSREVATATFEDRAQRGHLDDETVERDELWRLILGLPDRQRAVLVLRYYEDLDDPTIAQILDCSPVTVRTHAMRALAHLRERVGAPMTHGSRP, from the coding sequence GTGACCTTCGAGGAGTACGTCGGCAGCCGCGGCCCGGCCCTGATCCGCCTGGCCCGGCTGCTGACCGGCGACGAGCACCGGGCCGAGGACCTGACCCAGGACGTGCTGGCCCGCGCGTACGTGCACTGGCGGAAGATCGACCGGGCCGACCGGCCCGACGTCTACGTCCGGCGGATGCTGGTCAACGCGAACGCCTCGTGGTGGCGGCGCCGGTCCAGCCGTGAGGTGGCCACCGCCACGTTCGAGGACCGGGCGCAGCGCGGCCACCTCGACGACGAGACGGTCGAGCGGGACGAGCTGTGGCGGCTCATCCTCGGCCTGCCCGACCGGCAGCGCGCCGTGCTGGTGCTGCGCTACTACGAGGACCTCGACGACCCGACGATCGCGCAGATCCTCGACTGCTCCCCGGTCACCGTCCGCACCCACGCGATGCGGGCGCTCGCCCATCTCCGGGAGCGCGTCGGCGCCCCGATGACCCACGGGAGCCGGCCGTGA
- a CDS encoding 3-hydroxyacyl-CoA dehydrogenase family protein has product MAREFTSVGVVGLGTMGAGIVEVFARNGVDVVAVEISANALERGRATLKGSTDRAVAKGKLAEADRDALHARVDFQVGLDALHSVDLVIEAVPEQLDLKQRIFAELDRVCKPEAILATNTSSLSVTEISVATTRPHQVIGIHFFNPAPVMKLVEVVRTVVTSADVVADVEALCERLGKVDVTISDRAGFIANALLFGYLNHAVSMFEGRYATREDIDAAMKLGCGLPMGPLALMDLIGLDTAYEILDTMYRRGGRDRRHAPVPLIKQMVTAGLLGRKSGRGFYTYEKPGSPRVVPDEQTPTTTGPALADGARAIAKVGVVGSGTMATGIIEVFAKAGYEVVSVTRGAEKSAKVFETVKTSLNKGVVRGKLSEADRDAALGRINWSATLDHLADVDLVVEAVVEELSVKKALFASLDEICKPGVVLATTTSSLPVIDVAMATQRPADVVGLHFFNPAPIMPLVEVVQTIRTSAETTATARAVCAALGKTGVVCGDRSGFIVNALLFPYLNDAVKMLEASYSTADDIDHAMKLGCGYPMGPFELLDVVGLDVSLAIQRELYLELREPGFAPAPLLEHLVTAGYLGRKSGRGFRDHTNR; this is encoded by the coding sequence GTGGCGCGCGAGTTCACCAGCGTCGGTGTGGTGGGTCTGGGCACCATGGGTGCCGGCATCGTCGAGGTCTTCGCCCGCAACGGCGTCGACGTGGTGGCCGTGGAGATCTCGGCGAACGCGCTGGAGCGCGGCCGGGCCACCCTGAAGGGCTCCACGGACCGGGCCGTCGCCAAGGGCAAGCTCGCCGAGGCGGACCGGGACGCCCTGCACGCCCGGGTCGACTTCCAGGTCGGGCTGGACGCGCTGCACTCGGTCGACCTGGTGATCGAGGCGGTCCCCGAGCAGCTCGACCTGAAGCAGCGGATCTTCGCCGAGCTGGACCGGGTCTGCAAGCCCGAGGCCATCCTCGCCACCAACACCTCGTCGCTGAGCGTCACCGAGATCTCGGTCGCCACCACCCGGCCCCACCAGGTCATCGGCATCCACTTCTTCAACCCGGCGCCGGTGATGAAGCTCGTCGAGGTGGTCCGCACGGTGGTCACCTCCGCCGACGTGGTGGCCGACGTCGAGGCGCTGTGCGAGCGGCTCGGCAAGGTCGACGTCACGATCAGCGACCGCGCCGGCTTCATCGCCAACGCGCTGCTCTTCGGCTACCTCAACCACGCGGTGAGCATGTTCGAGGGCAGGTACGCCACCCGCGAGGACATCGACGCCGCGATGAAGCTCGGCTGCGGGCTGCCGATGGGCCCGCTCGCGCTGATGGACCTGATCGGCCTGGACACCGCCTACGAGATCCTGGACACCATGTACCGGCGCGGCGGGCGGGACCGCCGGCACGCCCCGGTGCCGCTGATCAAGCAGATGGTCACCGCCGGGCTGCTCGGCCGGAAGTCCGGCCGGGGCTTCTACACCTACGAGAAGCCCGGTTCGCCGAGGGTCGTACCCGACGAGCAGACCCCGACCACGACGGGGCCCGCGCTCGCCGACGGCGCGCGGGCCATCGCGAAGGTCGGCGTGGTCGGCTCCGGCACGATGGCCACCGGCATCATCGAGGTCTTCGCGAAGGCCGGCTACGAGGTCGTCTCGGTGACCCGGGGCGCGGAGAAGTCCGCCAAGGTCTTCGAGACGGTGAAGACCTCGCTCAACAAGGGCGTGGTACGCGGCAAGCTCAGCGAGGCCGACCGGGACGCGGCACTCGGCCGGATCAACTGGTCCGCCACGCTGGACCACCTCGCCGACGTCGACCTGGTGGTCGAGGCGGTGGTCGAGGAGCTGAGCGTCAAGAAGGCCCTCTTCGCCAGCCTGGACGAGATCTGCAAGCCGGGCGTCGTGCTCGCCACCACCACCTCGTCGCTGCCGGTGATCGACGTCGCGATGGCCACCCAGCGCCCCGCCGACGTGGTCGGCCTGCACTTCTTCAACCCGGCGCCGATCATGCCGCTGGTCGAGGTGGTGCAGACCATCCGCACCTCGGCGGAGACCACCGCCACCGCCCGCGCGGTCTGCGCGGCGCTCGGCAAGACCGGCGTGGTCTGCGGCGACCGGTCCGGCTTCATCGTCAACGCGCTGCTCTTCCCGTACCTGAACGACGCGGTGAAGATGCTGGAGGCGAGCTACTCCACCGCCGACGACATCGACCACGCGATGAAGCTCGGCTGTGGCTACCCGATGGGGCCGTTCGAACTGCTCGACGTCGTCGGCCTGGACGTCTCGCTGGCCATCCAGCGGGAGCTCTACCTGGAGCTGCGGGAGCCGGGCTTCGCCCCCGCGCCGCTGCTGGAGCACCTGGTCACGGCCGGCTACCTCGGCCGCAAGAGCGGTCGCGGCTTCCGCGACCACACCAACCGCTGA
- a CDS encoding alpha/beta hydrolase, translated as MESAAHTVSANGITQAVRVAGPPDGVPVLLVHGNASSSAFWEPLIRRLPATLRVVAPDLRGYGDTQTAPVDATRGLADLADDVAALLDVPGLFAPEARPVVVGHSLGGGVAMRLLTARPERVAALLLEAPVSPYGFGGTRDLDGSPTTPDFAGTGAGTVNPDFVARLAAGDRSDDAPTSPRNVLRATYVADPASLGADEELLLESMLSTAVGDDNYPGTAVASAHWPGTAPGERGVLNALAPAHFRVADDLVSAAVKPPVTWVRGDADVIVSDTSLFDLAHLGQLGVVPGWPGADDCPPQPMVGQTRAVLERYAAAGGTYREVVLPGCGHSPHLERPAEFVAELLALTGVPATP; from the coding sequence ATGGAGAGCGCAGCGCACACCGTGTCCGCCAACGGCATCACCCAGGCGGTCCGGGTGGCCGGGCCGCCGGACGGCGTACCGGTGCTGCTCGTGCACGGTAACGCCTCGTCGTCGGCGTTCTGGGAGCCGCTGATCCGGCGGCTCCCCGCGACGCTCCGGGTGGTCGCGCCCGACCTGCGCGGTTACGGCGACACGCAGACCGCCCCGGTGGACGCCACCCGGGGGCTCGCCGACCTCGCCGACGACGTCGCCGCCCTGCTCGACGTACCGGGGCTCTTCGCCCCCGAGGCCCGGCCGGTCGTGGTCGGGCACTCCCTGGGCGGCGGCGTGGCGATGCGCCTGCTGACCGCCCGCCCCGAGCGGGTGGCCGCCCTGCTGCTGGAGGCGCCGGTCTCCCCGTACGGCTTCGGCGGCACCCGCGACCTCGACGGCAGCCCCACCACGCCGGACTTCGCCGGCACCGGGGCCGGCACGGTCAACCCGGACTTCGTCGCCCGGCTCGCCGCCGGTGACCGGAGCGACGACGCCCCGACCAGCCCCCGCAACGTGCTGCGGGCCACCTACGTCGCCGACCCGGCCTCGCTCGGCGCCGACGAGGAACTGCTGCTGGAGAGCATGCTCTCCACCGCCGTCGGGGACGACAACTATCCGGGTACGGCGGTCGCCTCGGCGCACTGGCCGGGCACCGCGCCGGGGGAGCGGGGCGTGCTCAACGCCCTCGCGCCGGCCCACTTCCGGGTCGCCGACGACCTGGTCTCCGCCGCGGTGAAGCCCCCGGTCACCTGGGTACGCGGCGACGCCGACGTGATCGTCTCGGACACCTCGCTGTTCGACCTGGCCCACCTGGGGCAGTTGGGGGTGGTGCCGGGCTGGCCGGGGGCGGACGACTGCCCGCCGCAGCCGATGGTCGGGCAGACCCGGGCGGTGCTGGAGCGCTACGCGGCGGCCGGCGGGACGTACCGGGAGGTGGTCCTGCCCGGCTGTGGGCACAGCCCGCACCTGGAGCGTCCGGCGGAGTTCGTGGCGGAGCTGCTGGCCCTCACGGGGGTGCCCGCGACGCCCTGA
- a CDS encoding FHA domain-containing protein — MEDHPELMPLLTVAGGPTRGVSFRVSHRPQVIGRAPTVDIPLADPHLSRRHASVTLTADGVVLMDLGSTNGTWLNDRRIAGPEYLTDGDVIRIGRTDLRFFDPGLARTDPVGLRFSAPRTDHRRPTVPLPIATSPAGRPAAEAWSGEPALPGGR, encoded by the coding sequence ATGGAGGATCATCCGGAACTGATGCCGTTGTTGACGGTGGCCGGCGGGCCGACGCGGGGGGTGAGCTTCCGGGTCTCGCACCGACCGCAGGTCATCGGCCGGGCGCCGACTGTCGACATCCCGCTCGCGGATCCGCACCTGAGCCGGCGGCACGCCAGCGTCACGCTCACCGCCGACGGCGTGGTGCTGATGGATCTGGGTTCGACCAACGGCACCTGGCTCAACGACCGCCGGATCGCCGGCCCGGAATACCTCACCGACGGTGACGTGATCCGGATCGGCCGCACCGACCTGCGCTTCTTCGACCCCGGGCTGGCCCGGACCGACCCGGTGGGGCTGCGCTTCTCCGCGCCGCGTACCGACCACCGTCGGCCGACCGTGCCGCTGCCCATCGCCACCTCGCCCGCCGGTCGGCCGGCCGCCGAGGCGTGGAGCGGGGAACCGGCGCTCCCGGGCGGTCGCTGA
- a CDS encoding aldehyde dehydrogenase family protein, protein MTAVHAPGTPVIEDGRLVSTSPATGAEAGRFPVATAEDVERAVARARPAGEWWAGLGFTGRRDRLLRWRSVLARRIEELADLMHLEGGKPVGDAVVEILTALEHVDWAARNAPRVLGPRKVRSRLILAEFTGHLEYQPYGVVGVIGPWNYPVFTPIGSAAYALAAGNAVVFKPSEYTPAVGQWLVDRFAEVVPEQPVLTAVHGLGDTGAALCRSGVGKLAFTGSTRTARKVMAACAETLTPVLLEAGGKDAMIVDADADLDAAAEACVWGALTNAGQTCIGIERVYAVDQVFDTFVDKVVARAGRLTVGPDGADLGPITMPAQIDIIRRHIDDAVARGGRAVLGGPDAVQPPYVHPTVLVDVPEDSAAVREETFGPTITVNRVRDVDEAVERANALPYGLGGSVFGRKRAVAAARRLRSGMAAVNSTLTFAGMSTLPFGGVGDSGIGRIHGEDGLREFGLAKSVTRRRARSLLPSMTFERTPADIARLVKVAKLMYGRNR, encoded by the coding sequence ATGACGGCTGTGCATGCCCCGGGTACCCCGGTCATCGAGGACGGACGACTGGTCTCGACGAGCCCGGCGACGGGCGCGGAAGCCGGACGCTTCCCGGTGGCGACCGCCGAGGACGTCGAGCGCGCGGTCGCGCGGGCCCGCCCGGCCGGCGAGTGGTGGGCCGGGCTCGGCTTCACCGGCCGGCGGGACCGGCTGCTGCGCTGGCGCTCCGTGCTCGCCCGCCGGATCGAGGAACTGGCCGACCTGATGCACCTCGAGGGCGGCAAGCCGGTCGGCGACGCCGTCGTCGAGATCCTCACCGCGCTCGAACACGTCGACTGGGCCGCCCGCAACGCCCCGCGGGTGCTCGGGCCCCGCAAGGTCCGCTCCCGGCTGATCCTCGCCGAGTTCACCGGTCACCTCGAATACCAGCCGTACGGCGTGGTCGGCGTGATCGGTCCGTGGAACTACCCGGTCTTCACCCCGATCGGCTCCGCCGCGTACGCCCTCGCCGCCGGCAACGCCGTGGTCTTCAAGCCCAGCGAGTACACCCCGGCGGTCGGGCAGTGGCTGGTGGACCGGTTCGCCGAGGTGGTGCCCGAGCAGCCGGTCCTCACCGCCGTGCACGGCCTCGGCGACACCGGCGCCGCGCTGTGCCGCTCCGGCGTGGGCAAGCTGGCCTTCACCGGCTCCACCCGCACCGCCAGGAAGGTGATGGCGGCCTGCGCCGAGACGCTGACCCCGGTGCTGCTGGAGGCGGGCGGCAAGGACGCCATGATCGTGGACGCCGACGCCGACCTGGACGCCGCCGCCGAGGCGTGCGTCTGGGGCGCGCTCACCAACGCCGGCCAGACCTGCATCGGCATCGAACGGGTCTACGCCGTGGACCAGGTCTTCGACACCTTCGTCGACAAGGTGGTGGCCCGCGCGGGCCGGCTGACCGTCGGCCCCGACGGCGCCGACCTCGGCCCGATCACCATGCCGGCCCAGATCGACATCATCCGGCGGCACATCGACGACGCGGTCGCCCGGGGCGGGCGGGCGGTGCTCGGCGGGCCCGACGCGGTCCAGCCGCCGTACGTCCACCCGACCGTGCTGGTGGACGTGCCGGAGGACTCGGCCGCCGTCCGCGAGGAGACGTTCGGCCCGACCATCACCGTCAACCGGGTCCGCGACGTCGACGAGGCCGTCGAACGCGCCAACGCCCTCCCGTACGGCCTGGGTGGTTCGGTCTTCGGCCGCAAGCGGGCGGTGGCGGCCGCGCGGCGGCTGCGCTCCGGGATGGCGGCGGTCAACTCGACGCTCACCTTCGCCGGGATGTCCACGCTGCCGTTCGGCGGCGTCGGCGACTCCGGCATCGGCCGGATCCACGGCGAGGACGGGCTGCGCGAGTTCGGCCTGGCCAAGTCGGTCACCCGGCGACGGGCCCGCTCGCTGCTGCCGTCGATGACCTTCGAGCGCACCCCGGCGGACATCGCGCGCCTGGTCAAGGTCGCCAAGCTGATGTACGGCCGGAACCGCTGA
- the nucS gene encoding endonuclease NucS: MRLVIAKCSVDYVGRLSAHLPPATRLLMVKADGSVSIHADDRAYKPLNWMSPPCRLEEAPGVWRVVNKAGEELRITLEEIFQDTSYELGLDPGLRKDGVEAHLQELLAANPGTLGEGYTLVRREYMTAIGPVDLLCRDANSGAVAVEVKRRGEIDGVEQLTRYLELMNRDPLLAPVTGVFAAQEIKPQARVLATDRGIRCVVVDYDKLRGIERDELTLF, translated from the coding sequence GTGCGGTTGGTGATTGCGAAGTGCTCGGTGGACTACGTCGGACGGCTCTCGGCACACCTGCCGCCGGCCACCCGGCTGCTCATGGTGAAGGCGGACGGCTCGGTGTCGATCCACGCGGACGACCGGGCATACAAGCCGTTGAACTGGATGAGCCCTCCGTGCCGGTTGGAGGAGGCCCCCGGGGTGTGGCGGGTCGTCAACAAGGCCGGTGAGGAGCTGCGGATCACCCTGGAGGAGATCTTCCAGGACACCTCGTACGAGCTGGGTCTGGACCCGGGGCTGCGCAAGGACGGCGTCGAGGCGCACCTGCAGGAGTTGCTGGCGGCCAACCCGGGCACCCTCGGCGAGGGGTACACGCTGGTCCGCCGGGAGTACATGACGGCGATCGGGCCGGTCGACCTGCTCTGCCGGGACGCCAACTCCGGCGCCGTCGCCGTCGAGGTGAAGCGGCGCGGCGAGATCGACGGCGTGGAGCAGCTCACCCGCTATCTGGAGCTGATGAACCGGGACCCGCTGCTCGCCCCGGTGACCGGCGTCTTCGCGGCGCAGGAGATCAAGCCGCAGGCCCGGGTGCTCGCCACCGACCGGGGCATCCGCTGCGTGGTGGTCGACTACGACAAGCTGCGCGGCATCGAGCGGGACGAGCTGACCCTGTTCTGA
- a CDS encoding DUF4126 domain-containing protein yields MFEVLTGSGLAASAGLNAYIPLLLMGLLARYTDLVDLPSGWQWLGNGWVILILAVLLAVEVVADKVPVVDHVNDVVQTVVRPTAGGLAFGAGSSSETVTVSNPDTFFSSHQWVPVVTGVLIALGVHLLKSAARPVINATTAGFGAPVASTAEDATSVVMSVAAILLPVLVLAFLVGFVAFLFWFLRRRKDRRRERQAARAAGFRV; encoded by the coding sequence GTGTTCGAAGTCCTCACCGGTTCCGGTCTCGCCGCCTCCGCCGGCCTGAACGCATACATCCCGCTGCTCCTGATGGGTCTGCTGGCCCGCTACACCGACCTGGTCGACCTGCCCAGTGGCTGGCAGTGGCTCGGCAACGGCTGGGTCATCCTGATCCTCGCGGTGCTGCTCGCCGTCGAGGTGGTCGCCGACAAGGTGCCCGTGGTCGACCACGTCAACGACGTGGTGCAGACGGTCGTCCGGCCCACCGCCGGTGGCCTCGCCTTCGGTGCCGGATCGAGCTCCGAGACCGTCACGGTCAGCAACCCGGACACCTTCTTCTCCTCGCACCAGTGGGTGCCGGTGGTGACCGGTGTGCTGATCGCCCTCGGCGTGCACCTGCTCAAGTCGGCCGCCCGCCCGGTGATCAACGCGACCACGGCCGGCTTCGGCGCACCCGTCGCCAGCACCGCCGAGGACGCGACGAGCGTGGTCATGTCGGTGGCGGCGATCCTCCTGCCGGTGCTGGTGCTGGCGTTCCTGGTCGGCTTCGTGGCGTTCCTCTTCTGGTTCCTGCGCCGACGCAAGGACCGGCGTCGGGAGCGTCAGGCGGCTCGTGCTGCGGGGTTCCGGGTCTGA
- a CDS encoding DUF1540 domain-containing protein, producing the protein MTAAIQMPRVQECTVASCAYNHTNDCHAFAITIASSDHAHCHTFVDMPVRGGNDQLVAQVGACTRSDCQHNSGLECHAPAISVGPATDLADCLTYQSR; encoded by the coding sequence ATGACCGCGGCGATTCAGATGCCCCGGGTCCAGGAGTGCACCGTCGCGTCCTGCGCCTACAACCACACCAACGACTGCCACGCCTTCGCCATCACGATCGCCAGCAGCGACCACGCCCACTGCCACACCTTCGTCGACATGCCGGTACGCGGCGGCAACGACCAGCTGGTCGCGCAGGTGGGGGCCTGCACCCGGTCGGACTGCCAGCACAACTCGGGCCTCGAGTGCCACGCCCCGGCGATCAGCGTCGGCCCGGCCACGGACCTGGCCGACTGCCTCACCTACCAGAGCCGCTGA